A segment of the Streptomyces sp. ITFR-21 genome:
GCGCAGCACCGCGAGCTGGTGGGACAGGCTGGACGACTCGACACCGGTGGCCGCCAGCAGCTCCCGTACCGGCGTCGGCCCCTCCTGCAGCAGCTCGAGTACCCGGATCCGCACCGGGTGCCCCAGCATCCGGAAGAACTCCGCCTTCGCCTCGTACAGGGGCGGCGACCCGCCGCCCGGTGCGGCCGCCCCGGGCGTCACGCACCCTCCCCGTCCGCCACCGGTTCGTCGTCGACGCCGTTCGCCCGCGCCAGCCGGAGCGCGTCGTCCAACTCGTCGGCGGCGACGGCCGCCGCGTACGCGTCCCCGGCCTCCTCGGCGGCGGCGAGCGCGGCCCGCGCCCGGCGCACCCGCTCCCGCATCACCTCGGCGAACCCGCTCACCCCGACCTCCCCACCCCGTACACGTCGCCATCTTGGCAACCAATGAATTGAAGAACTCTTCAATTGTACGCATGGACGGGAGCCGTCGTGCACCGGCGTACCGGGTGCGCGGCCGCCCGCGCCGCCGGTCCGGGAAACCCGGCGGCGCTCTATGAGGCCCTTCCGGCGGGCCGTACGGTGTGCGCGACGGTGACGGCGGAGGCCAGTGTGACAACGGAGCCGGAGACGTCGGACGAGTCCGGTCCGGATCGGCCCGCGGACCTGCTGAGCCACGGCCACGGCGACGGCCACGGCGACGGCCACGGCGGTGGCGACGGCGGTGGCCACGGCGACGGCGACGGCGGTGGCGACGGCGGTGGCCACGGCGACGGCGACGGCCACGGCTACGGCGGTGGCGACGACCGGCCGGCGGCCGGCGGTCGGCGGATCCGCGCGGCGCCGCCCGTGGCTGTGTGCGCTCGGCGGTGTCGTCGCGGCCTCGGCCGTGTGGGCGGGCGTCCTGCCCGCCACCGGATACGGCCGCGCCACGCCCCCCGGCGTGCACGGATACCACCTCTCCGGCGGCGTGTGCGGCCGCGTGAACCTGGAACCCCTCACCGACGCGGTGACCTCCGGCGGCTTCGAGCGCAACTCCCCCCTGCTGCGCAAGGAACCGGCCCTGGACCACCTGGAGTGCGAGCCGACCTCCGAACTGCCGGCCGGCGACGGCTGGGTCACCTCGTACCTCGTCCAAATCACCGTCGACCTGCACAAGAAGACCGACCCCCGGCCCGAGTTCGTGGACGCCTACCACGAGTCGCCGGTCGCGCCGACGCCTCTGGAGACCGACGGCGGGTACTCGCTGCCCGGGTACGGCGTCACGACCAGGGCCCACCCCGGCCTCGACGACCTCGCCTCCTGCGCCACCGGCACCACCCACGAGATGCTGAGCGTCCTGCACGGCGGCGCCGTCGTCTCGATCGGGGTGGACGCCGCGAACGTGTGGGGCGGCGTCGGCAAGGCGCCGCTGAACGCCGACGGTTCGCCGAAGACGCCCGCACTCGCCGATGTCACGGGGCTGC
Coding sequences within it:
- a CDS encoding ArsR/SmtB family transcription factor encodes the protein MTPGAAAPGGGSPPLYEAKAEFFRMLGHPVRIRVLELLQEGPTPVRELLAATGVESSSLSHQLAVLRRSGIVTATREASTVVYALAGCDVADLMRAARRILTELPAGRREPPAELRAARPAAARS